AGCTGGGGCGCGGCACCTTTCTACGTCCGTGAGGAACATCTCGCGCTCATTCGACCCGACCGATTCGGGCACAATCAGGTGGCGGAAGACCTGCCCGACTTTCGCTTCCGCCTGCACGAGACGGCGAAAAAGTACGAGTACGCAGGGCTCAACTACGGCGCCGTCGCTCAGCTCGAAGCTTCGCTCGGATACCTTTCGAACGTCGGACTCTCCCGCGTCGAGGAGCACACCGTTTCACTCGCCCGGACGCTCAGGGACGGAGTGGCAAAGCTCGGCTACGAGATGTTCACACCGCCCGACAACCCATCGGCGATCGTGAGCTTCGTCCACGGCCGCGATCCGAAAGTGGTGAAGCAGGCGCTCGACGACGAGAAGATCAGCGTGACACTCCGCGAAAACGAAACCCAGATTCGGGCAAGCGTCGGCCTCTTCAACAACCTTAGCGATATGGAGCACTTGCTCGAGCTGCTCGCGAAGATCGACCTAGCGCCGTACTCTGACCACTCCAAAGAGCGAGAGGGCCTATCCAAAAGGTGAGGCCCGAGCCCGCCACTCGCGATTCTTGCGGGCGTTTCCGGCTGGCATCCGCTTTGCTCCTGGTACCGCAAGGAGGTGCGCCATGGAGCGATTCGGCGGTTTTCTGGCCCTGTCCCTGACACTACTTTCGATTCCCATCGACGCAAATGCCGAGAGCCGGAGGGAGGGGCGGCACGTCTACCTGTTCGTCGCACCGGGAGTGCTCGCAGCGGGGAATTTCGTTACCCTGGAGGGGGGCGGAGGTTTCGAGTGGATCTCGGAGCGAGGTCTCGGCTTCGGCGTCGACGGCTCGTGGATGAGCTCTCCCGAGTGCTTTCCCTGTGGCTTCATGACGGGCTCGCTCGATGCCTCCTACCATTTCGTCGGGCGGGCGCGGAAGCTGGTGCCCTTCGTACTTGGAGGGCTCGGCGGTGCTTTCACCTTTGAAGACGCGGTCCCGGCTGTGAGCTTCGGCGGAGGCTTCGACTACCGGCTCGACAACGGAAGGTCCTTCCGGCTCGAGGTGAGGGACCGCGTTTACGGCGAGGGCATCCACAGCCTCGGCCTGCGCCTTGGGATCGTTTTCTGATGACGGAGGTCGTATGAAGTTGCCAGTCTTTCTTTTCGTAATGGTGTGTCTGAGCGTTGCCGCGGCGGCGCAGGAACCGGGCGACGTCGAGCCGGGCACGCGTGTCCGGGTTTCGACGAAGGATGCCGGGAAAGAAACCGGGATCGTCGCAAGCTCCACGGCCGAAGCGCTCGTGATTCGCTTCGAGGGTGAGTCTGTTCCGCGGGCCATCTCTTTTGCCGATCTGACGAGCATCGAGACGAGCCGCGGCCCGCGCGGTCGAAGCTCGGGTGCCTGGCACAAGGCCAAGTGGGGCGCTCTCATCGGCGCCGTTAGCACCGTTCCCGGAGCCATTCTTTTTCACGATGATGTCGGCGAAGATGGCGCGAGCGTGGGCGAAGCGGTAGCCCTGGGAGTCTGGTCCGGCGGACTGATTGGCGGGTTGATCGGAGCCGCGATCGGAGCGGTTCACCCCGGAGAGCGATGGGAGAAGGTGACGCCCGCCGTGCACGTCCTTCCACGGGAGTCCGGGGGTGGATTCACGCTCCAGGCTACGATCCGCTTCTGACCTACCGCCGGAGCGTTCCGTCTTTTGGTGTTTCCGCCCGCTTGTGATGTTTGCAATCTAGTTGTCGAGTCGTCACGATGCCGGCATGATGAGACGGTTTTCGCGGTTCCTCTCGGTCTGTTGGCTCGTACTCTCGTCGCTCGCCTCGTTGAGCTCGGCAGAGACATTGGAGCTCACCACGGCGAGCATTGCCGATATCAACGCCGCGTTCGAAGCAGGCGCTCTCAGCTCGGAGAAGCTCGTGGCGCTTTGTCTCGCGCGCATCGAGGCCTACGACGCCAGAGGTCCCAAGCTCAACGCGGTCATAGCGATTCATCCCCAGGCGGTCGCAACCGCGCGGGCGCTCGACGAGGAACGGCGGAGGAGCGGACCCCGCTCGCCGCTCCACGGCATTCCCGTAGTCTTGAAGGACAACCTCGATACGTTCGATCTACCGACGACGGCGGGATCCTTCATGCTCCAGGATTCGATCCCTCCGGACGACGCGTTCGTGGTGAAGAAGCTGCGCGACGCAGGTGCCATCGTTCTCGCCAAGCTCAACATGAGCGAGCTCGCCTCGGGCGACACCCGGAGCTCTCTCATCGGACCGATGTTGAACCCGCACGACCTCGCGCGGTCGCCCGCGGGCTCCTCGGGCGGCACTGGCGTGGCCATCGCCGCCGCCTATGCTCCCCTCGGACTCGGCACCGATACCGGCGGCTCGGTCCGCGGCCCATCCGCGGCGAACGGCATCGTCGGCCTGAAAACCACCCACGGCCTCGTCAGTCGCGACGGCATCGTTCCCCTGGCGCTGTCCTTCGATACCGCCGGCCCCATGGCCAAAAACGTCTACGACATTGCCGTCGCGCTCGGCATCATGGCCGGCCTCGACCCGGCCGATGACTCGACGCGCAAAGGCGAGGGAAAGCTCGAAACCGATTACACGCAATTTCTCGACGCCGACGCGCTGAACGCGGCGCGCCTCGGCATCGCCCGCGATTTCATGGGTCAGGACCCCGACGTCGACTGGGTTATCGAGGCCTCGCTCGAAGCGATGCGTGCCGCCGGAGCGACGATCGTCGATGTTAAATTCCCGTCGTGGCTGCTCCAATCGAGAAACGACCTCTACTGGACGATCCGCCGCCGGGAGTTCCGCGCGCAGATCCCGGACTACCTGAAAGCGCTCGGGCCGTCCTACCCGAAGACGCTCGCCGACCTGGTGGCACGCTCGATGACGTTGACCGCGCCGAACGACCAAGGATTCTCCCCCAATCCGAGACGATGGAGCATGTTCAAACAAGAGGAAGAGAGTGGCACGCTCGACGATTATGAGTATCGCGCGGTACTCGACCACGGGTTGCCGCTGATTCGATCCATCGTCGAGGGGGTGATGCGTGAGGAGCAGCTCGACGCCATCGTCTACCCCACGGCGTCACGCCGGCCGCTCCGCTCCGATGCCGATCCCGATCCCTTGGCCGATCTGTTCGCATCGGCAACGAACATCGCCAACCTCACCGGGTTTCCCGATCTCATCGTGCCTGCCGGTTTCACCGGCAACGGGTTGCCGGTGACCCTCTCGTTCCTGGGCGTTGCGTTCAGCGAGGGGAAGCTCCTCGCGCTGGGATATGCTTTCGAGCAGAAGACGCGAGCGCGCCGCGTTCCGGTGCACACGCCCGCGTTGCCCGGTGAGAGAGTGGAGTACTGAGAAGACGTTGAAGTGCCCTGGCTCGACGCCGACCGGATCCATCCGTGTGAGCTACGAAGACGTCTTTACGGAATCGCGGCGGCGCGCTCGGGGCGGTCGAACCTGGGTCGTCCATCCGCCTGAGCGAGCTCCCAGCTCAACTGGTGCACGAGCCGCGCGATGCGCGTCATCTTCTCGTATTGGATCCGCTCGGGAACGTCGAACTCGGTGTGATAGTCGGGATGGAGCCCGGTATGAAAGAAGAGCGACGGAACGCCTTTCTGGAGGAAGGGCCACTGGTCGCTTCGTCGCAACAGGTTGGACTCATTGTTGTCGTACTCCATCTCGAGCTCGAGCTCGGTGAAGCGATTCGCTTCTTCCACGGAGCGTTTCAGATCGCCGCTATAGGTGTAACCCATGATGTGGACCGCGTTGCGGTTGGACTCCGCCGTCTGGAGCTCCAGGCCGCGGAATCGGCGTCCTCCTCCGACCGGCACTTCTTCGTTGCGTCCGATCATGTCCATGTTCAGCGTTGCCACCGTCTGAGCAAGAGGAGCCAGAGGTGCTTCGGCATAGGCCCACGCGCCGAGCAGTCCCCGCTCCTCGGAGTTCCAGGCGGCGAACAGCACGCTCCGGCGGGGTGCCGCTCCCTGCCGAGCGCCAGTGGCGTAGGCCTCGGCGATCTCGAGAAGCGCTACGCTCCCCGAGCCGTCGTCGTCGGCCCCGTTGAAGACGCGCGCCCCATCAGCGCCATCGTGATCGTAGTGGGCGCAGATAATCACCCACTCATTCTTGAGTTGCGGATCGCTTCCCTCGATCGCGGCGACGACGTTACGATCGCTCACGATCGTTCGCTCGACACCGGTAGCGAGACGAATGCGAACCGAAGGAAACCTCTCGGCCTCCACACCACCCGGTACGTCGGCGCGCCGGGCGAGCTCGTCGAGGGGGACGTCGAGCATCGTCCCGACGAGTGCCGGGGAGACCTCGGCGACGGGGATGCGCAACGCCTCCGCCCAGGCCGCGAGCGTATACCGGGGAACACGCGATGGAGGATCGGGCCAGGCTCGCTGCGAGCTTTCCTCGAAGTTCCCCTCTTCGTCGTGATTATGGACGTCACTCACGAAAAGGACGCCGACGGCACCGGCCGCTTGCGCGTACATTACCTTCCGGATGTCGCGTGAGTATTCGGATGTGACCACGCCGTCGAAACGGCTATCTGCGTCCCTCTCTCCCGGCTCGTGGTCGAGCACGAGAACGATCTTGCCCCGCACGTCGCCGCGATAGTCGTCGTGCCCTAGCTTGGGCGCCCTTAGACCGTACCCGACGAACGCCAGCTCCCCTTCGGAGGATGCGGTCGGGCTGAAAGCCGTCGGATGAAACTCGCGCCGTAGGAGCGCCCGATATGTGGGGCCGTCGCCGACGAAAAACTCGAGCGTGTTCGTCTCCCCGAGAGCGGAACGTATCAAGCGAAAAGGCTGGTAAAAAGAGCCGTTGGGGCCCATCGGCTTCAGTCCGAGCCGCTCGAAGCGAGCGCGGATGAACGATGCCGCGAGGGCATTCTCGGGTGTCTCGGTCAGACGTCCGCGCATGTCGTCGGAGGCGAGAAAGAACAAGTCCGCGCGAAGCTCGTCCTCTCGAATCGTGTCGTTGCCGGGGGCCGCGGTTTGACCCAAAGCGGCCGATGCGACTAGCAGGAGAGTCATTACTCGTGTCATCGTTCCTCCCGGAAGTCGAGTATATCGTCCCATTCGCTGGGGAACGGAGCCACCGCTTGTCCCTCACGCGACGTTGCGGTAGCGTCATCGCGCTCACGTCGGGAGGTAACTCATGCCGTGCTCGCTCCGGCCTCGCTCTGGCAGACTTCCAGCTCACGACCGAACCCTTGGCCGAGGCGCCCTCGTCGGCGTTCTCGCTCTCGTGATCGCTTGCCGTGAGGCACCGGAGCCGGAGCCAATCGTCATGCCGGAGACGCCGTGGTCGCTGTCCGATTCCCAACCGCAGGTCGATGACGGCATCCGGGTTCTGATCATTCATGACATGGAGGGACTCTCCGGTCAGGACGATCCGTCATCCTTCGATTACGGAACGGACCTGTACGCCACGGGTCAGGAGCTGCTCGCGGCCGACATCAACGCCGTGGTGGACGGTCTCTTCGCAGGCGGCGCGACCGAGGTCGTGATCGCGGACGGCCACGGGAGCGGCAATCCCGAGCCCGATCTGCGCGGCGACCTGCTGGATGCTCGGGCCACACAGATCGTTCGCGACGAAGCGTTCGATACGTATTTCGACCTTCCCGAGTCCGAGGCGATCGACGCCGCCGCCGTCGTCGGCATGCACGCGAAGACCGGCAGTGGTGGATTTGCGTCTCATACCTTCACCCTCGGCATCGATCTCTTGATCAACGGACAGTCGATCACCGAAACCGAGCTTGTCGCCCTCTCCTGGGGACGTGTGGGAGTACCGGTGATATTCGCCTCCGGCGACGACCGGCTGGCCCGGGATCTCGAGACGATGCCGTGGATCGAGTTCGTCACCGTCAAGGTGGCGACCGCCGCCGACAGCGCCGATCTGCGACCCGTGGAGGAGGCCCGCGCCGATCTGCGCGACGGTGCGAAGCGGGCGGTCGAGAGGCTGGTATCCGCCAAGGTCATGCGGGTAAATACCCCGATCCGTGCCTCGCTGCGGGCGGTGCCACCCGCCAGCCTTCGTTTTCTCGACGGAATCCCTGGGATCGACTATCACGATGACACATTGACATTCGTGACCGATGACCTGCGCGAGGCCTATGACGGTCTGGTGGAGATCGTGGGCCTGGCGAGAGTCGGGTACATCGATCTGCTGCAGGAGGTGGTCCAGAACCACCCGGCAGGCAACGCGATCTTCGCCGAGTATTCCGACGCCCTTTCGCGTCGATGGTTCGATCAGGAGTCCGGAAGATATCACCGACCCACTGCCGACTCCGAGGAAACGAGCTCGCTCCAGCGTTTCCACGGTTACCGGTAGTTTCGGGCAAGCCAGGTCACCGAAGGGCCAACAACGATTGCACCGAGTACAATCGGCTCAGGATCTCACCGGAAAAAAGTTCCTCGCAAACATGGCGCCAATTGAAGAGAGCACCCAACGTTTCGACGCCGCGATCGTCGAAGGCCCCATTTCCAGGGCCGTGTGGAAGATCGCCTGGCCAACGATGCTACAAAACGTCATCGCCGGCCTCCAGGGGATCGTGGATCACACGCTCGTCGGGCGTTTCGTGGGCTTCACCGGAAACGCCGCCATCGGGGTCAGCTGGCAAATCTTTCTCGTCGTCATCGTCTTCGTCGCCTCGGTGTTCACCGGCATGGGGATCCTCGTGGC
This window of the Vicinamibacteria bacterium genome carries:
- a CDS encoding amidase family protein; amino-acid sequence: MMRRFSRFLSVCWLVLSSLASLSSAETLELTTASIADINAAFEAGALSSEKLVALCLARIEAYDARGPKLNAVIAIHPQAVATARALDEERRRSGPRSPLHGIPVVLKDNLDTFDLPTTAGSFMLQDSIPPDDAFVVKKLRDAGAIVLAKLNMSELASGDTRSSLIGPMLNPHDLARSPAGSSGGTGVAIAAAYAPLGLGTDTGGSVRGPSAANGIVGLKTTHGLVSRDGIVPLALSFDTAGPMAKNVYDIAVALGIMAGLDPADDSTRKGEGKLETDYTQFLDADALNAARLGIARDFMGQDPDVDWVIEASLEAMRAAGATIVDVKFPSWLLQSRNDLYWTIRRREFRAQIPDYLKALGPSYPKTLADLVARSMTLTAPNDQGFSPNPRRWSMFKQEEESGTLDDYEYRAVLDHGLPLIRSIVEGVMREEQLDAIVYPTASRRPLRSDADPDPLADLFASATNIANLTGFPDLIVPAGFTGNGLPVTLSFLGVAFSEGKLLALGYAFEQKTRARRVPVHTPALPGERVEY
- a CDS encoding M28 family peptidase — translated: MTRVMTLLLVASAALGQTAAPGNDTIREDELRADLFFLASDDMRGRLTETPENALAASFIRARFERLGLKPMGPNGSFYQPFRLIRSALGETNTLEFFVGDGPTYRALLRREFHPTAFSPTASSEGELAFVGYGLRAPKLGHDDYRGDVRGKIVLVLDHEPGERDADSRFDGVVTSEYSRDIRKVMYAQAAGAVGVLFVSDVHNHDEEGNFEESSQRAWPDPPSRVPRYTLAAWAEALRIPVAEVSPALVGTMLDVPLDELARRADVPGGVEAERFPSVRIRLATGVERTIVSDRNVVAAIEGSDPQLKNEWVIICAHYDHDGADGARVFNGADDDGSGSVALLEIAEAYATGARQGAAPRRSVLFAAWNSEERGLLGAWAYAEAPLAPLAQTVATLNMDMIGRNEEVPVGGGRRFRGLELQTAESNRNAVHIMGYTYSGDLKRSVEEANRFTELELEMEYDNNESNLLRRSDQWPFLQKGVPSLFFHTGLHPDYHTEFDVPERIQYEKMTRIARLVHQLSWELAQADGRPRFDRPERAAAIP
- a CDS encoding M55 family metallopeptidase encodes the protein MPCSLRPRSGRLPAHDRTLGRGALVGVLALVIACREAPEPEPIVMPETPWSLSDSQPQVDDGIRVLIIHDMEGLSGQDDPSSFDYGTDLYATGQELLAADINAVVDGLFAGGATEVVIADGHGSGNPEPDLRGDLLDARATQIVRDEAFDTYFDLPESEAIDAAAVVGMHAKTGSGGFASHTFTLGIDLLINGQSITETELVALSWGRVGVPVIFASGDDRLARDLETMPWIEFVTVKVATAADSADLRPVEEARADLRDGAKRAVERLVSAKVMRVNTPIRASLRAVPPASLRFLDGIPGIDYHDDTLTFVTDDLREAYDGLVEIVGLARVGYIDLLQEVVQNHPAGNAIFAEYSDALSRRWFDQESGRYHRPTADSEETSSLQRFHGYR